One part of the Rutidosis leptorrhynchoides isolate AG116_Rl617_1_P2 chromosome 1, CSIRO_AGI_Rlap_v1, whole genome shotgun sequence genome encodes these proteins:
- the LOC139899617 gene encoding F-box protein At4g05010-like: protein MAITIIVLTRKTELYIRRTIESFQHNFNYAHSNENSPSKKASQQQQQQQQQYSITHMVKIAMGDTLGLGLVKRTSSFGRKRILILNHMDFDTIDATTTKIQQFSDDNNSLLEALPQEILIKILCGVDHDDLKSLFHVSKPIREAALIAKKWHFEYSTPKKFPAFRCSLNLEESLSSEFKEIEAPNAPKRSRIFRSRWIEKDSADICVSLFAFSSIDKA, encoded by the exons ATGGCTATCACAATTATAGTATTGACCAGAAAAACAGAACTTTATATTAGACGCACTATAGAAAGCTTTCAACATAATTTCAACTATGCTCATTCAAACGAGAACTCACCATCAAAGAAGgcttcacaacaacaacaacaacaacaacaacaatactcaatcacACACAT GGTTAAAATTGCAATGGGTGACACTCTAGGATTAGGTCTGGTGAAACGAACCAGTTCATTTGGTAGAAAAAGGATTTTGATATTAAATCATATGGATTTTGATACAATTGATGCTACCACAACCAAAATCCAACAGTTTTCTGATGATAATAATTCTTTGCTTGAAGCTCTCCCTCAAGAAATCTTG ATTAAGATATTATGTGGAGTTGATCACGATGATTTAAAGAGCCTTTTCCATGTATCTAAACCGATTCGAGAAGCT GCTCTGATTGCAAAGAAATGGCATTTTGAATATAGTACACCTAAAAAGTTCCCAGCTTTTAGGTGTTCATTAAACTTGGAGGAGTCCCTATCAAGCGAATTCAAAGAAATTGAAGCTCCAAATGCTCCAAAGCGATCAAGAATATTCCGTTCTCGATGGATTGAAAAGGACTCGGCCGATATATGTGTTTCTTTGTTTGCTTTTTCGTCAATAGATAAAGCATAA